GACGGGCGTTGAAGGTTATGTCGAAAGTGCAGCTAGTGGTTTACTTGCTGGAATGAACGCTGCTCGTTTAGCAAAAGGGGAAGAACCTGTAGTCTTTCCAAGAGAAACAGCTCTAGGAAGTATGGCGTATTATATTACCCATGCAGAAGGCAAACATTTCCAACCTATGAATGCTAATTTTGGGCTATTCCCAGAAATGCCAGAAAGAATCAAAGATAAAAAAGAACGCTATGAAGCAATCGCAGACAGAGCATTAACGACGTTAGCCAAAGTGACACAAGACCTAAATCTTGTGGAACAAACTAAATAATCAAAAGACCAAGACAAACTGTTCAATTTGTCTTGGTCTTTTGATTATTGATTGGCAAGCGAACAAAAAATTAAATTACACTTATAATTTATGAGCATTTAAAGTAAAATATGAATAAATTGTTACCAAATTTGAAAATATTGATTAAATTCTGACAATTCGTTTGTTTTTTCAAAATGGTTATGCTAAAGTTACTTTGTAATTTATTGGGGGAAGTGTCTATGCAGAAAAAAAAATGGCCAGAATTATTTTTAGATTATTTAATTGTTGAACGTGGGTATTCTGAAAAGACTAAAATCGCTTATGAAGAAGACATTATGAACTTTTTTGATTTTTTAAAGAATTCTGGAGAGCCAGATTACTTGAAGGTGGATCATTTAGATATTCGAACCTATCTTAGTTTTCTCTACGACAAAGAATACAGCCGAAATTCTATAAGTAGAAAAATTGCCAGTTTACGATCTTTTTATCAATTTTTACTTAAAAATGAAGCAATCAAGGAAAATCCCTTTTCCTATGTCCATATGAAGAAAAAACAATTACGCCTTCCTCGCTTCTTCTATGAAAAAGAAATGGATGCTTTATTCGAAAGTGCTAAAGGAACGAAACCGTTAGATTTGAGAAATCAAGCATTGTTAGAAATTCTTTATGGAACTGGTATCCGTGTAAGTGAATGTACAAACTTAACTTTACAATCAATTGATTTTTCTGCCAATGTATTGTTGATTCACGGAAAAGGGAATAAAGACCGTTATGTGCCTTTTGGCTCTTTCGCTGAAGATGCATTGAAAGAGTACTTAGAAAACGGACGGGCCGTCTTGATGGACAAATATCAGCAAGAACATGCCTTTGTCTTTGTAAATCATCACGGGGCACAAATCACGCCAACAGGAGTTGAATACATTTTAAATCAACTTATTAAAAAAAGTACATTAAATAGCGATATTCATCCTCACATGTTGCGCCATACATTTGCAACCCATTTATTAAACAATGGTGCTGACATGCGAACAGTTCAAGAACTATTGGGACACTCTGATTTATCTACTACGCAGATTTATGCCCATGTAACAAAAGAAAGCTTACAAAAAAATTATCGAACATTTCATCCTCGTGCATAATGAGGAAATTTTTAACGAACTCATAGGCTAACTCTTCGAAAAAAATACAATATGATTGGGGCAAAAAATACCACTTTTATATTTCTCTATTTTCTATCAAGGGTAAATAAGCCTACTACGTTTTTAAATTTAGGAGGAACTATAATGGTTGAATCACAATTTCATTCAACAACGATTTGTGCTGTTGAAAAAGACGGGAAATTTGCAATGGCTGGTGATGGCCAAGTAACAATGGGCGAATCTGTTGTTATGAAAGGGACTGCTAAAAAAGTCCGCAGAATCTACAATGATGAAGTTGTTGTCGGATTTGCTGGAAGTGTAGCAGATGCTTTTACATTAGAAGAAAAATTTGAAGGTAAGTTAAACGAATACAATGGAAATCTAACTCGTGCTGCAGTTGAGTTGGCTCAAGAATGGCGGACTCAGCAATCTATGCAAAAATTAGAAGCGATGTTGATCGTTATGAACGATAAAGAAATGCTGTTAGTTTCGGGCACGGGAGAAGTAATCACTCCAGACGATGGCATTTTAGCAATCGGTTCTGGCGGTAACTTTGCATTATCTGCAGCACGTGCTATGAAACATTACGGAGACAAAGAAATGTCTGCAAAAGAAATCGCTAAAAATGCATTAAACATTGCCGCAGATATCTGCGTCTTTACAAATCACAACATTATTGTAGAAGAATTGTAAATGGGGGACAATGACCATGAATGAATTGAATAAAACACCGAGAGAAATTGTGAAAGAATTAGATGAATATATTATTGGACAAGAAACAGCTAAAAAATCAGTTGCAGTCGCTTTAAGAAATAGATATCGTCGCTTGCAACTTGAAGAAAAAATGCAGCAAGATGTAACACCTAAAAATATGCTGATGATCGGACCCACGGGTGTAGGAAAGACAGAGATTGCTAGACGTTTAGCGAAAATTGTGAATGCACCTTTTATAAAAGTTGAAGCAACTAAGTTTACAGAAGTCGGCTATGTTGGTCGAGATGTGGAATCCATGGTTCGTGACTTAGTTGAACAGGCTATACAAATCGTGGAAAAACAACAATACAGCCGCGTTTACTCACAAGCTTTAAAAAAAGCAAATAATCGATTGGTAAAAGTGCTAGTACCAGGAATTAAAAAAGAGCAAAAACAAACATCAAACAATCAGTTTGAACAAATGATGCAAATGTTCAACAGTACACAACAACCTCAAGAAACACAAGAAGAAGTAACTGAGGAAATCAAAGTTAACCGTAAGACGATTCTTGAGCAACTCGAAAAAGGGTTATTAAATAATCGTGAAGTCACTATCGAAATCGAAGAACCTAAAAAAACAATGCCTGCTATGAATGCTGGTATGGAACAGATGGGAATAGATCTAAACGAAACTTTAGGAGCTCTATCTCCTAAGAAAAAAGTGGAGCGAACTGTCACAGTGAAAGAAGCTCAAGAATTATTAGTAAAAGAAGAATCTGCAAAAATCGTCAAAGATGCCGATATTCATAGTGAGGCAATTCGTTTAGCCGAAAGTAGCGGAATTATTTTCATAGATGAGTTTGATAAAATCACTTCCAAAAGCCAACAAAATTCGGGTGAAGTTTCTCGTGAAGGAGTCCAACGTGATATTTTACCTATTGTTGAAGGTTCACAAGTCAATACAAAATACGGTCCAATTCAAACGGATCACATATTATTTATCGCATCCGGAGCATTTCATTTATCTAAACCAAGTGACTTGATCCCTGAATTACAAGGTCGTTTCCCAATTCGTGTTGAATTAGACGATCTAACAGCTGAAGATTTTGTAAGAATCTTAACAGAACCGAATAACGCCTTGATCAAGCAATATATTGCTTTGATCGGTACTGAGAATGTCACAGTAATCTTTACGAAAGAAGCCATCGAGCGAATCGCCAATATTGCGTTTAACGTTAACCGTGACACTGATAATATCGGAGCTCGTCGTCTGCATACGATTCTAGAACGTTTGTTGGAAGATTTGCTATTTGAAGCTCCTGATATGCAAATGGGTGAAATTACAATAACAGAAGCTTATGTAAATGAAAAATTAAATAGTATTGTTCAAAATGAAGATTTGAGCCGCTACATTCTTTAGTATTATTTAGCTTTGCTGGCTTGTTCCTCTAAAAAAGAAAAATAAAGAGTACGCTTCATTTTTCTTGCTTTACTTTCATAGCAGGAAGAGTCCGCTCAGCTTTTAAATTAGGAGGAGTAAAAATGACTACTTTATTAGAAAAAACCCGTCAAATCAATAAACTGTTACAACAAAAAAATACGTTTGATCAAAAAGCAGAATTACCATACGACAAAATGGCGGTGATTTTAGGCGATGTCTTAGATAGCAATGCCTACATTATCAGTAACGAAGGCGTTTTGTTAGGGTATAACGAAAAGTTAGATGTGAATAATGCCCGCGTTAAACACATGTTCGAAGAAAAACGATTTCCGCAAAGC
This sequence is a window from Enterococcus sp. 7F3_DIV0205. Protein-coding genes within it:
- the hslU gene encoding ATP-dependent protease ATPase subunit HslU; this translates as MNELNKTPREIVKELDEYIIGQETAKKSVAVALRNRYRRLQLEEKMQQDVTPKNMLMIGPTGVGKTEIARRLAKIVNAPFIKVEATKFTEVGYVGRDVESMVRDLVEQAIQIVEKQQYSRVYSQALKKANNRLVKVLVPGIKKEQKQTSNNQFEQMMQMFNSTQQPQETQEEVTEEIKVNRKTILEQLEKGLLNNREVTIEIEEPKKTMPAMNAGMEQMGIDLNETLGALSPKKKVERTVTVKEAQELLVKEESAKIVKDADIHSEAIRLAESSGIIFIDEFDKITSKSQQNSGEVSREGVQRDILPIVEGSQVNTKYGPIQTDHILFIASGAFHLSKPSDLIPELQGRFPIRVELDDLTAEDFVRILTEPNNALIKQYIALIGTENVTVIFTKEAIERIANIAFNVNRDTDNIGARRLHTILERLLEDLLFEAPDMQMGEITITEAYVNEKLNSIVQNEDLSRYIL
- the xerC gene encoding tyrosine recombinase XerC, translating into MQKKKWPELFLDYLIVERGYSEKTKIAYEEDIMNFFDFLKNSGEPDYLKVDHLDIRTYLSFLYDKEYSRNSISRKIASLRSFYQFLLKNEAIKENPFSYVHMKKKQLRLPRFFYEKEMDALFESAKGTKPLDLRNQALLEILYGTGIRVSECTNLTLQSIDFSANVLLIHGKGNKDRYVPFGSFAEDALKEYLENGRAVLMDKYQQEHAFVFVNHHGAQITPTGVEYILNQLIKKSTLNSDIHPHMLRHTFATHLLNNGADMRTVQELLGHSDLSTTQIYAHVTKESLQKNYRTFHPRA
- the hslV gene encoding HslVU peptidase proteolytic subunit, which gives rise to MVESQFHSTTICAVEKDGKFAMAGDGQVTMGESVVMKGTAKKVRRIYNDEVVVGFAGSVADAFTLEEKFEGKLNEYNGNLTRAAVELAQEWRTQQSMQKLEAMLIVMNDKEMLLVSGTGEVITPDDGILAIGSGGNFALSAARAMKHYGDKEMSAKEIAKNALNIAADICVFTNHNIIVEEL